The Pseudomonas hefeiensis genomic sequence CCATCAATGCCTCCCAACTGCGCCAGCTGCCCGGAAACCCATGCACCAGCAATACCGGGCGTTCGCCATTACCGCTCATAAGATAGTGAAGGCGAATGCCGTTCACGTAGGCGTAGGCACGTGTACATGTCACGCCATCAACAACAATGCTGCTGTGTTCCACGGAGGACGATGTGGCTTGGCGTTGAGAAGACACGGCTGTGGTGCCTGACCAAGCTATTGTATTCATCAGTTTCTTATCCATTTTTGAAACCGGATTTAATTTATAAGCATACGAAGTACTGCTCATAAGGCCGAACAGGTTGACCGGACGTTAACTTGTAAGACATCTGAAAATGGAGAGGCGTTTTTTCAGGTGGTTAGAGCCTGAGGGGATCCTGAGTCCCACCGATACTGTCGAAGATGACAGTTCCGACAAACGGCGAAGCCGCTGCTTCGATTGTGATCAGCAGGGCAGCGGCGGATAAAACAGGGTAGGACTGCGTCAGACTCCTCTCGACTGTAGGAAAGCGCGCATTTTCTTTTCCGAAATTTCCTGTTCTCTCCTAATGCCCTTGCTGTTGCCAATAGCAACATCGCGCTGGTCGCCAGCCGCCTGAGCAATGGCGACGAGAGCATTAATACGCTTCAGAGACGTTTTTTGTTCATCGCGCGTGAAGGTGTGCTGATGGCAGAAGATTGCTTGCCCGCCCTCAAACTAGCGGATGTTCACCGCCTGTACTCGAATGAGATGAAGGAGAACATCCAATGAACGTCGGTTACTTCATCAGTCAAGGTGACAAGACCACTTGCGGCGGGAAAGTGCTGGATGGCGATGGCAAGGTCAATATGTTGGGCCTAAAGCACGCCCGCGAAGGTGACCGCGTCTCGTGTGGAAAGAACGGGAAAACCTATCAGATCAGGGGCGGTATTGGGCACATGGTCCGCCATGGCAGGCATATGGCCGGCACCCTGGGATAGCCACAGTACCTGCCCCTGCAAAGCGCGACTGATCCCCTTGGTATTCTGGGTCACCTACAAAAATGCAGACTCCGCTCCCGCAAGCCAGCCGAACCGCTCAACCAGTTTGTGAATCCGAT encodes the following:
- a CDS encoding PAAR domain-containing protein translates to MNVGYFISQGDKTTCGGKVLDGDGKVNMLGLKHAREGDRVSCGKNGKTYQIRGGIGHMVRHGRHMAGTLG